From a region of the Lactuca sativa cultivar Salinas chromosome 4, Lsat_Salinas_v11, whole genome shotgun sequence genome:
- the LOC128133787 gene encoding uncharacterized protein LOC128133787: protein MEDYVNNPANMHDFSLMNTKAFANLKGSGGNIWEVFEVLDDARRAIFRNTVFGYFIDVPRLQGDTLLFHKMFLHQIRPDPVLSPDGIKRLYFRVGNTKMVYGPEEFCLITGFNFGEYPKNIGRKGSEKLISSKKRCLLRERLFPDHTNSSVKIGDLKSLILNQTFLALDDLDAVRVCLIYILCEGFLGKEVNDRVPQDWFYLAENLDLWNSFAWGSYLWDFTYVDLEDTWNKIHHYLSLPERGQTLKYSVSGFTAPIRIWIYEMIPAVRACGFALRKNKDLPRMKRWSGTKKLKWVDVNKIWSKMQEGLPPRQNMLPGDGEMTSFYYMSFQEYVYGEGKAVPSPVRDHFRRQDESSSSMSSSGRSHGRGRGSGKHKLDELLKRVHALEQHVFMNQQKPTEVFVEKVNNDQFWNDIFFEDPTVSQRNYDEQVVQDEEMNKNNTTQNVFGDTQDDKVLEESNQYAGNKFDDDVFDVNDYSEVKEVIIVTLILY from the exons atggaggattatgtcaacaatcccgcaaatatg catgattttagtttaatgaatacgaaagcctttgcgaacctaaaaggctctggcggtaacatatgggaagtctttgaagttttagatgatgCCCGACGTGCTATTTTCAGAAATACCGTCTTTGGCTATTTTATTgatgtccctcgtttacaaggggacactttattgtttcataaaatgttccttcatcagatccggccggaccctgttttatctccagatggaataaaacgtttatattttcgagtaggcaataccaaaatggtttatgggccggaagagttttgtttgattaccggcttcaattttggggagtatccaaaaaacattgggagaaaagggtcggaaaaattaataagcagtaaaaaaagatgtttactgcgtgaacggctatttccggaccatactaatagttcggtgaaaatcggcgacctgaaaagtttaattttaaatcaaacattcctagcacttgacgaccttgatgcagttagagtatgtttgatatacattttgtgtgaaggttttttgggcaaagaagttaacgatcgggtgccacaagattggttttatttggctgagaatttggatctctggaatag cttcgcttggggtagctatctatgggattttacttatgttgaccttgaGGATACGTGGAATAAGATACATCATTATTTATCACTTCCTGAGcgtggtcaaactttaaagtatTCCGTCTCAGGATTTACTGCTCCAATTAGg atatggatatatgagatgattccggctgttcgtgcatgtggatttgcattgagaaaaaataaagactTGCCTCGGATGAAAAGATGGAGcggaacaaaaaaattgaaatgggttgacgtgaacaagatttggtcaaagatgcag gaggggctaccaccaagacaaaacatgttaccgggtgatggtgagatgacatctttttattatatgtcatttcaagagtatgtatatggtgaagggaaagcagttccatccccagtacgggaccattttaggagacaagacgaatcttcgtctagtatgtcgtccAGTGGTCGCTCTCATGGTAGAGGTCGGGGCAGTGGGAAACACAAGCTAGACGAGTTGTTGAAACGGGTACATGCACTGGAGCAGCATGTGTTTATGAATCAACAAAAACCTACAGAGGTTTTTGTTGAAAAAGTGAATAATGACCAATTTTGGAACGACATTTTTTTTGAGGACCCGACAGTGTCACAAAGAAATTATGATGAACAG gttgtgcaagatgaagagatgaataaaaacaatacaactcaaaatgtttttggtgatactcaagacgacaag gtgttggaggagagtaatcagtatgcggggaacaaatttgatgatgatgtgtttgatgtaaacgattatagtgaagttaaagaggttattatagttacattaatattatattaa
- the LOC128133788 gene encoding uncharacterized protein LOC128133788, with protein sequence MERRFESDRHTIMPPNFFVSHALEEGQDWRAFMAGIATYPNFMVAWWDVDTVLLPIHSSPNHWLFGELRLASMEVHIYDSLGRGAYEKFQSEGIFSKFERRVANYLDKIKYWARRNIPRIPLNMQFIYEENVPQQSSHLGDCGVFLCMFMEQLVSGQPIRVLIDPKNAALEFRLRMAKIIWGSSLAPL encoded by the exons atggagagacggtttgagagcgaccgacatacaataatgcctccaaatttttttgtttctcatgctttggaagaaggacaggactggagggcgtttatggctggtattgctacataccctaacttcatggttgcttggtgggatgttgatacg gtcttattgccgattcattcatcccctaatcattggctatttggggaactacgattagcgtcaatggaagtgcatatttatgacagtcttggtagaggtgcttatgaaaaattccaatccgaaggaatcttttccaaatttgaacgtcgggtggcaaattatttggacaagattaagtattgggcgcggaggaacatcccaaggattccattgaatatgcaattcatttatgaagaaaacgttccccaacaaagtagtcatttgggagattgcggtgtttttctttgtatgtttatggagcaattggtttcaggtcaaccaatacgtgttcttattgacccaaagaacgcagctttagagttccgtctccggatggcaaaaattatttgggggtctagtcttgctcctctgtag